One genomic window of Bradyrhizobium sp. CCGE-LA001 includes the following:
- a CDS encoding indolepyruvate ferredoxin oxidoreductase family protein, whose protein sequence is MGINQGPISLDQKYTQETGHVFTTGIQALVRLPMAQIRRDRANGLNTAGFISGYRGSPLGGYDQQLFAARKHLEQYNIKFQPGVNEDLAATAVWGSQQLNLSPGAKYDGVVGIWYGKGPGVDRCGDVFRHGNAAGSAKNGGVLCLAGDDHGAKSSTVPHQSDHAFMSALMPYLYPSSIHEMIEMGLLGIAMSRYSGCWVGMKVITETVETTAEIDLTDEMKPFIIPADFELPPGGLNLRWPDDRFEQDRRLQDYKGFAAIAFARANKVNRVTMDSPNARFGIMASGKSYEDVRQALRELGITEEVAAKIGLRLYKIGMPWPLEPEGVHEFAVGLEEIFIVEERREIVENQVKQVLFNWRDDVRPRIVGKMDEHDKRFLTFAAELSVASLATSLTERLLRLNLNPEIAEMLRVKADWFNGRQATQMQAVAPVSRTPYFCSGCPHNTSTKVPEGSRALAGIGCHFMALWMDRSTETFTHMGGEGVPWVGIAPFTNENHIFANLGDGTYFHSGILAIRQAVASKANITYKILYNDAVAMTGGQRHDGDLSPQQITHQLHAEGIREIYLVSEAPDAYPAETIAPGVKLYHRDELQNVMKMCREFKGTSAIVFVQTCAAEKRRRRKRGLMEDPARRVMINPAVCEGCGDCSVQSNCISVEPLETEFGRKRAINQSSCNKDYSCLKGFCPSFVTVDGGKPRHRAPAELADIGTLPEPATRPTLDKPYNIAVGGVGGTGVLTIGALLGMAAHIEGKASMILDMSGLAQKGGAVLSHVRLSDHPAEVTCSRIVTGTADLVLAADEVVAVAKDTITLCDSSRTRGIINSHVIPTADFVLNRDFNFQTRKLNGLLETALHKDSVFFDFTKPAEQLLGDSIATNMMMMGYAYQKGLFPLSAEAIEQAIEVNGVSIKMNKEAFRLGRLAVADPKRLADMLKGTDEVVAPKTLDAMTLDEVIEHRAKHLTAYQNNRLAKRYRKLVDQVRDAAAKGGYGEALPRAVAVNYAKLLAYKDEYEVARLYSDGAFEQQLRDQFEGDFKFNFNLAPPILARGVDALGRPKKRAFGPWMLSVFRVLAKFKFLRGTPFDIFGRSADRKLERDLIAGYEKDVATVLGLLSPVTLDTAVELLSLPDRIRGYGPVKEKAVHDAKARYAQLAADLANPPPAPRQIAAE, encoded by the coding sequence ATGGGCATCAACCAGGGTCCGATCAGTCTCGATCAGAAATACACCCAGGAAACCGGACACGTCTTCACCACGGGCATCCAGGCTCTGGTCCGTCTGCCCATGGCCCAGATCCGGCGTGACCGCGCCAATGGCCTCAACACCGCGGGCTTCATCTCCGGCTATCGCGGCTCGCCGCTCGGCGGCTACGACCAGCAGCTCTTCGCCGCCCGCAAGCACCTCGAACAGTACAACATCAAGTTCCAGCCCGGCGTGAACGAGGATCTGGCCGCGACCGCGGTCTGGGGCTCGCAGCAGCTCAACCTTTCGCCCGGTGCCAAATATGATGGCGTCGTCGGCATCTGGTACGGCAAGGGCCCCGGCGTCGACCGCTGCGGCGACGTGTTCCGTCACGGCAATGCCGCGGGCTCGGCCAAGAACGGCGGCGTGCTCTGCCTTGCCGGCGACGATCACGGCGCGAAATCCTCCACGGTGCCGCATCAGTCCGACCACGCCTTCATGTCGGCGCTGATGCCTTATCTCTACCCGTCCAGCATCCACGAGATGATCGAGATGGGCCTGCTCGGCATCGCGATGTCGCGCTATTCCGGCTGCTGGGTCGGCATGAAGGTGATCACGGAGACGGTGGAGACCACCGCCGAGATCGATCTCACCGACGAGATGAAGCCCTTCATCATTCCCGCCGATTTCGAGCTGCCGCCCGGCGGCCTCAATCTGCGCTGGCCCGACGACCGCTTCGAGCAGGACCGACGCCTGCAGGACTACAAAGGCTTTGCCGCCATCGCCTTTGCGCGCGCCAACAAGGTCAATCGCGTCACCATGGATTCGCCGAACGCCCGCTTCGGCATTATGGCCTCCGGCAAGAGCTATGAGGATGTCCGTCAGGCGCTGCGCGAACTCGGCATCACCGAGGAGGTCGCCGCCAAGATCGGCCTTCGCCTCTACAAGATCGGCATGCCCTGGCCGCTGGAGCCGGAAGGCGTGCATGAATTCGCTGTCGGCCTGGAGGAGATCTTCATCGTCGAGGAGCGCCGCGAGATCGTCGAGAACCAGGTCAAGCAGGTGCTGTTCAACTGGCGCGACGACGTCCGCCCGCGCATCGTCGGCAAGATGGACGAGCACGACAAGCGCTTCCTCACCTTCGCCGCCGAGCTCAGCGTCGCCTCGCTCGCGACCTCGCTCACCGAGCGCCTGCTTCGACTTAATCTCAACCCTGAAATTGCGGAGATGCTCCGCGTCAAGGCCGACTGGTTCAACGGCCGCCAGGCGACCCAGATGCAGGCGGTCGCGCCTGTCTCCCGCACCCCTTATTTCTGCTCCGGCTGCCCCCACAACACCTCCACGAAGGTCCCCGAAGGCAGCCGCGCGCTCGCCGGCATCGGCTGTCACTTCATGGCGCTGTGGATGGATCGCTCGACCGAGACGTTCACGCATATGGGCGGCGAGGGTGTGCCCTGGGTCGGTATCGCGCCCTTCACCAACGAGAACCACATCTTCGCCAATCTCGGCGACGGTACCTATTTCCACTCCGGCATTCTCGCCATCCGTCAGGCGGTGGCCTCCAAGGCCAACATCACCTACAAGATCCTCTACAACGACGCCGTCGCCATGACCGGCGGCCAGCGTCATGACGGCGATCTCTCGCCGCAGCAGATCACCCATCAGCTCCACGCCGAAGGCATCCGCGAGATCTATCTGGTCTCCGAAGCGCCCGACGCCTATCCGGCCGAGACCATCGCGCCCGGCGTGAAGCTCTATCACCGCGACGAGTTGCAGAACGTCATGAAGATGTGCCGCGAGTTCAAGGGCACCTCGGCGATCGTGTTCGTGCAGACCTGCGCGGCCGAGAAGCGCCGCCGCCGCAAGCGCGGCCTGATGGAGGACCCGGCACGCCGAGTCATGATCAACCCGGCGGTCTGCGAAGGCTGCGGCGACTGCTCGGTGCAGTCGAACTGCATCTCGGTCGAGCCGCTGGAGACCGAGTTCGGCCGCAAGCGCGCCATCAACCAGTCCTCCTGCAACAAGGACTATTCGTGCCTCAAGGGCTTCTGCCCGTCCTTCGTCACCGTGGACGGCGGCAAGCCGCGCCACCGCGCGCCGGCAGAACTCGCAGACATTGGCACGCTGCCGGAGCCGGCGACACGTCCGACGCTCGACAAGCCCTACAACATCGCCGTCGGCGGCGTCGGCGGTACCGGCGTTCTCACCATCGGCGCGCTGCTCGGCATGGCCGCACACATCGAGGGCAAGGCCTCGATGATCCTAGACATGTCGGGCCTGGCGCAAAAGGGCGGGGCGGTGCTCAGCCATGTCCGCCTGTCCGATCATCCGGCGGAAGTGACCTGCTCGCGCATCGTCACCGGCACGGCCGATCTCGTGCTCGCCGCCGATGAGGTCGTCGCAGTCGCCAAGGATACGATCACGCTTTGCGATAGCAGCCGCACCCGCGGCATCATCAACAGCCACGTCATTCCGACCGCCGACTTCGTGCTCAACCGGGACTTCAACTTCCAGACCCGCAAGCTGAACGGGCTCCTGGAAACGGCGCTGCACAAGGACTCCGTGTTCTTCGACTTCACCAAGCCGGCCGAGCAACTGCTGGGCGACTCCATCGCCACCAACATGATGATGATGGGCTATGCCTATCAGAAGGGCTTGTTCCCGCTGTCGGCGGAAGCAATCGAGCAGGCGATCGAGGTCAACGGCGTCTCGATCAAGATGAACAAGGAAGCCTTCCGCCTCGGCCGCCTTGCCGTCGCCGATCCCAAGCGTCTCGCGGACATGCTGAAGGGAACGGATGAGGTGGTTGCGCCGAAGACGCTCGACGCCATGACGCTCGACGAGGTTATCGAGCACCGCGCCAAGCACCTGACAGCCTACCAGAACAACCGCCTCGCCAAGCGTTATCGCAAGCTGGTCGACCAGGTCCGCGATGCCGCAGCGAAGGGCGGCTATGGCGAGGCGCTGCCGCGCGCTGTCGCGGTGAACTATGCCAAGCTGCTGGCCTATAAGGACGAGTACGAAGTCGCGCGCCTCTACAGCGACGGCGCCTTCGAACAGCAGCTGCGCGATCAGTTCGAGGGCGACTTCAAGTTCAACTTCAACCTGGCCCCGCCGATTTTGGCACGCGGCGTTGATGCCTTGGGCCGACCGAAGAAGCGCGCCTTCGGCCCGTGGATGCTGAGCGTCTTCCGCGTGCTGGCGAAGTTCAAATTCCTGCGCGGCACCCCGTTCGACATCTTCGGCCGCAGCGCCGACCGCAAGCTCGAGCGCGACCTGATCGCCGGCTACGAGAAGGACGTCGCCACCGTGCTCGGCCTGCTGTCGCCGGTCACGCTCGACACCGCAGTGGAATTGCTGTCGCTCCCCGACCGCATCCGCGGCTACGGCCCGGTGAAGGAGAAGGCGGTGCACGACGCCAAGGCCCGCTACGCCCAACTCGCCGCCGACCTCGCCAACCCGCCGCCCGCGCCGCGGCAGATCGCAGCGGAGTAG
- a CDS encoding c-type cytochrome — translation MRTILAGLALVGLALCSAVGSAASAAAPSPELIAYGKALVEAGDCAGCHTADPAKPFAGGKRIDTPFGVIYAPNLTPDRDTGIGAWADADFTRALRYGLAPDGSNYYPAFPYPYFTRMTKDDTLAIRAYLATLAPVTSRNKPPELRWPFGYRGLMRIWNYLYFKPGLFEPDQSQSAAWNRGGYLVTGLGHCGACHTPKNYFGADRLAQALSGNEVGGWYAPRLDGAARTGLKSWSPADIVEYLQSGRNARSHAGGPMAEVVVNSTSKMSDADVRAIAVYLKSLPPARRETIVTPPDDAEMKAGQAVYAKLCVACHEADGTGAPRIYPPLPGNALLQSINPSSTLRIILDGAHTVTTPRAPNTGEMPAYAKQLSDDEIAAVTNYIRNSWGNASPLVTPAQVAKARKEGLGSSE, via the coding sequence ATGCGGACGATTCTGGCTGGGTTGGCTCTCGTGGGTTTGGCGTTGTGCAGTGCGGTCGGAAGCGCGGCCAGCGCCGCCGCGCCATCGCCGGAGCTGATCGCCTATGGCAAGGCGCTGGTCGAAGCGGGCGACTGCGCGGGCTGCCACACCGCCGATCCGGCAAAGCCGTTCGCGGGCGGCAAGCGCATCGACACGCCGTTCGGCGTGATCTATGCGCCGAACCTGACCCCGGACCGCGACACCGGGATCGGCGCCTGGGCGGATGCCGATTTCACGCGCGCCTTGCGCTATGGCCTCGCACCCGACGGCTCCAACTATTACCCGGCGTTTCCCTATCCATATTTCACGCGGATGACGAAGGACGACACGCTGGCGATCCGAGCCTATCTGGCGACGCTGGCGCCTGTCACCAGCCGCAACAAGCCGCCGGAACTGCGTTGGCCGTTCGGCTATCGCGGCCTGATGCGGATCTGGAACTATCTGTATTTCAAGCCCGGCCTGTTCGAGCCGGACCAGAGCCAGAGCGCCGCGTGGAACAGAGGCGGGTATCTCGTGACCGGGCTCGGTCATTGCGGCGCCTGCCATACGCCGAAGAACTACTTTGGCGCGGACAGGCTGGCGCAGGCGCTGTCGGGCAACGAGGTCGGCGGCTGGTACGCACCAAGGCTCGATGGTGCCGCCCGCACCGGGCTGAAATCGTGGAGCCCTGCAGACATCGTCGAATATCTGCAAAGCGGGCGCAACGCCAGGAGCCACGCCGGCGGGCCGATGGCGGAGGTGGTCGTCAACTCGACCTCGAAAATGAGCGATGCGGATGTGCGCGCGATCGCGGTCTACCTGAAGAGCCTGCCGCCGGCGCGGCGCGAGACGATCGTAACTCCACCCGATGATGCCGAGATGAAGGCGGGCCAGGCGGTCTACGCCAAGCTCTGCGTCGCCTGCCATGAAGCCGACGGCACGGGCGCACCCCGGATCTATCCGCCGCTGCCCGGCAACGCGCTGCTGCAATCGATCAATCCGTCCTCCACCTTGCGGATCATCCTCGACGGCGCCCACACGGTGACGACACCGCGCGCGCCCAACACCGGCGAGATGCCCGCCTATGCCAAGCAATTGTCCGACGACGAGATCGCGGCGGTGACGAACTACATCCGCAATTCCTGGGGCAATGCGAGCCCGTTGGTGACGCCGGCGCAGGTGGCAAAGGCGAGAAAGGAGGGATTGGGGAGTAGCGAGTAG
- a CDS encoding trimeric intracellular cation channel family protein: MWSLPPTDSVLHLLGYVAITAEGMTAALAAGRRSMDYVGVCLLACVTSLGGGTLRDLFLGHYPLVWVANPIYLALPGGAALLTILIARLVHRLHLAFIVLDAIGLVVFTMIGCDVAWQMDASLPIVIVSGMVTGCAGGVLRDVLCNDVPLLFRSELYASVSVVTGLFYATAFGLNLNAELWTALTFVLGLSFRLLAVRYKWEMPKFVFTGDEPK, translated from the coding sequence ATGTGGAGCCTGCCGCCGACGGATAGCGTGCTGCATCTTCTGGGGTACGTCGCCATCACGGCGGAAGGCATGACCGCGGCGCTGGCCGCCGGCCGGCGCAGTATGGACTATGTCGGCGTCTGCCTGCTCGCTTGCGTGACGTCGCTTGGCGGCGGCACGCTGCGCGACCTGTTTCTCGGTCATTATCCGCTGGTGTGGGTGGCCAATCCGATCTATCTCGCGCTGCCGGGCGGGGCAGCGCTGCTGACGATCCTGATCGCGCGGCTGGTGCATCGCTTGCACCTCGCCTTCATCGTGCTCGATGCCATCGGCCTCGTCGTCTTCACCATGATCGGCTGTGACGTTGCCTGGCAGATGGATGCTTCGCTGCCGATCGTGATCGTCTCCGGCATGGTGACTGGCTGCGCCGGTGGCGTGTTGCGCGACGTGCTCTGCAACGACGTGCCGCTGCTGTTTCGCTCCGAACTCTATGCCAGCGTCTCCGTGGTGACGGGCCTGTTCTACGCGACCGCCTTCGGCCTCAATCTTAACGCCGAGCTCTGGACGGCCCTGACCTTCGTGCTCGGCCTCAGCTTCCGCCTGCTCGCAGTCCGCTACAAATGGGAGATGCCGAAATTCGTGTTCACGGGGGATGAGCCGAAGTGA
- a CDS encoding isocitrate lyase/PEP mutase family protein: MHVTTADKRATFRKLHESGCFILPNPVDVGSAKALQHLGFKAIASSSAGFAWTIGKADNRVGVEEVCQHLAALSSAVDIPVNADFEGGFAVEPDKVADNVERCVRTGVAGLSIEDSTGDKVNPLYDHALAVERIKASRKAIGDSGTLLVGRCEAYLWGVTDLKLVIDRLSAYADAGADCLYAPGLKSREDIAAVVKAVHPKPFNLLIGGSGLSLQEAEDLGVRRISVGGSLARAAWGGFMRAAKEMAEQGTFTELGNGYSGGELNKMFS, from the coding sequence ATGCACGTCACGACCGCGGACAAGCGCGCGACATTCAGGAAGCTGCATGAGAGCGGCTGCTTCATCCTGCCCAATCCTGTCGATGTCGGCAGCGCGAAGGCGTTGCAGCATCTCGGCTTCAAGGCCATTGCGTCATCGAGCGCGGGCTTTGCCTGGACCATCGGCAAGGCCGACAACCGCGTCGGGGTGGAAGAAGTCTGTCAGCATCTGGCAGCATTGAGCTCGGCGGTCGACATCCCCGTGAACGCGGATTTCGAGGGCGGCTTTGCCGTGGAGCCGGACAAGGTCGCCGACAATGTTGAGCGCTGCGTGCGCACCGGTGTTGCCGGCCTGTCGATCGAGGACTCCACCGGCGACAAGGTCAATCCGCTCTACGATCACGCGCTCGCGGTCGAGCGGATCAAGGCCTCGCGCAAGGCGATCGGCGACAGCGGTACGCTGCTGGTCGGGCGCTGCGAGGCTTATCTGTGGGGCGTCACCGATCTCAAGCTTGTCATTGACCGGCTCAGCGCCTACGCGGACGCCGGCGCCGACTGCCTCTATGCGCCGGGTCTGAAGAGTCGCGAGGACATCGCGGCGGTGGTGAAGGCGGTGCATCCGAAGCCATTCAATCTCCTGATCGGCGGCTCCGGCCTGTCGCTGCAGGAAGCCGAAGATCTCGGCGTGCGCCGGATCAGCGTCGGCGGCTCGCTCGCCCGCGCAGCCTGGGGCGGCTTCATGCGCGCAGCAAAGGAGATGGCGGAGCAGGGGACCTTCACCGAACTCGGCAACGGCTATTCCGGTGGCGAGCTCAACAAGATGTTCAGCTAG
- a CDS encoding antibiotic biosynthesis monooxygenase family protein — protein MIAVIFEVWPKPEHRQDYFDLAADLKPLLQTIDGFISVERFESLTEKGKILSVSFWRDEAAVEAWRNTMEHRRTQAKGRAKIFADYHLRIASVIRDYGMTDREQAPRDSRAVHDAG, from the coding sequence ATGATCGCCGTGATCTTCGAAGTCTGGCCGAAGCCGGAGCACCGCCAGGACTATTTTGACCTCGCGGCCGACCTGAAACCGCTCCTGCAGACCATCGACGGCTTCATCTCGGTCGAGCGCTTCGAGAGCCTGACGGAGAAGGGCAAGATCCTGTCGGTGTCGTTCTGGCGGGACGAGGCGGCGGTCGAGGCCTGGCGCAACACGATGGAACATCGACGAACCCAGGCCAAGGGCAGGGCGAAGATCTTTGCCGATTATCATCTGCGGATTGCCAGCGTCATCCGCGACTACGGCATGACTGATCGCGAGCAGGCGCCGCGGGACAGCCGAGCGGTGCACGACGCCGGCTAG
- a CDS encoding NIPSNAP family protein — MSVTVFIRYQLDPFKRAQFEEYSKRWLTIIPRCGGELIGYFMPHEGTNNIAFGLISFESLAAYESYRKRLRADLDGTANFNFAEAEKFILAEERTFLRKVVL, encoded by the coding sequence TTGTCTGTCACCGTCTTCATCCGCTATCAGCTCGATCCGTTCAAGCGCGCGCAGTTCGAGGAATATTCGAAGCGCTGGCTCACCATCATCCCGAGATGTGGCGGCGAATTGATCGGCTACTTCATGCCGCATGAGGGCACCAACAACATCGCCTTCGGCTTGATTTCGTTCGAGAGCCTGGCGGCGTACGAGTCCTATCGCAAGCGGCTGCGCGCTGATCTCGACGGCACGGCGAACTTCAACTTCGCGGAGGCCGAGAAATTCATCCTCGCGGAAGAGCGCACCTTCCTGCGCAAGGTGGTATTGTAG
- a CDS encoding ArsR family transcriptional regulator encodes MKSGPDIAMVASLVGDPARANMLTALMNGRALTASELAQEAGITPQTASSHLSKLEAGGLVEPEKQGRHRYYRLTDDDVAGVLEGLAGLAARTGHMRVRTGPKDPALRRARICYDHLAGDLGVQMLDTMRARQLIRQKKQEIELTAEGERFLAKHLQISPGMLAHPRRPVCKACLDWSERRHHLAGTLGAAMMQRFAELKWAARDATPGSRVVNFTRTGEKQFAALFGEGKD; translated from the coding sequence ATGAAATCAGGTCCTGATATCGCCATGGTCGCTTCGCTGGTCGGCGATCCCGCCCGCGCCAACATGCTCACCGCGCTGATGAACGGTCGCGCGCTGACTGCGAGCGAACTTGCGCAGGAGGCCGGCATTACGCCGCAGACCGCGAGCTCGCATCTGTCGAAGCTCGAAGCCGGCGGCCTCGTCGAGCCGGAGAAGCAGGGCCGCCATCGCTATTACCGCCTCACAGACGACGACGTCGCCGGCGTGCTCGAGGGCTTGGCGGGGCTTGCCGCGCGGACCGGGCACATGCGCGTGCGCACGGGGCCGAAGGATCCGGCGCTGCGGCGCGCGCGGATCTGCTACGACCATCTCGCCGGCGATCTCGGCGTGCAGATGCTCGACACCATGCGCGCACGGCAACTGATCAGGCAGAAGAAGCAGGAGATCGAGCTCACGGCCGAGGGCGAGCGCTTCCTCGCCAAACATTTGCAGATCTCGCCCGGCATGCTCGCCCATCCGCGCCGGCCGGTGTGCAAGGCCTGTCTCGACTGGAGCGAGCGGCGCCATCATCTCGCCGGCACGCTGGGCGCTGCCATGATGCAGCGCTTTGCCGAGCTCAAATGGGCTGCGCGCGACGCCACGCCCGGCAGCCGCGTGGTGAATTTCACCCGCACCGGCGAGAAGCAGTTCGCCGCGCTGTTTGGCGAGGGCAAGGATTGA
- a CDS encoding alpha/beta fold hydrolase, producing the protein MIRILPAALAAALLSIPLASHATDAAPREPYGIALEGFAYPYPVHLMPLVNDGEQLSMAYMDVAPAQPNGRTVVLLHGRNFPSSYWAPVIRMLSDAGYRVVVPDQIGFGKSSKPAGDLHFDNLSRNTMALLDHLKIEKAEIVAHSLGGMLGVRIARAYPDRVAHLVLTAPIGLEDYRLYVPPTPTDKMIETEDKLTAEGYRKQLQTNYAIKLPAEAITPFIDARFNIKGSPDYPRWLRAFVSSGQMIYREPVAHEIPLITVPTLFVMGADDHNAPGRPLAPEALRAKMGQNAELAKTLAARMPNAKAEVIPDTGHLVFLEAPAKYRELVLNFLGR; encoded by the coding sequence ATGATCCGCATTCTTCCGGCCGCACTCGCTGCGGCCCTCCTGAGCATCCCCCTCGCATCCCACGCGACCGACGCTGCGCCGCGCGAACCCTACGGCATCGCGCTCGAAGGTTTTGCCTATCCCTATCCCGTGCACCTGATGCCGCTCGTCAACGACGGCGAGCAGCTCAGCATGGCCTATATGGACGTGGCGCCCGCGCAGCCGAACGGCCGCACCGTCGTGCTGCTGCACGGGCGTAATTTCCCATCGAGCTATTGGGCACCCGTGATCAGGATGCTGAGCGATGCGGGTTATCGCGTCGTGGTGCCGGACCAGATCGGGTTCGGCAAATCGTCCAAGCCGGCCGGCGACCTCCATTTCGACAATCTGTCGCGCAACACCATGGCGCTGCTCGATCACCTCAAGATCGAGAAGGCCGAGATCGTCGCCCATTCGCTCGGCGGCATGCTCGGCGTGCGCATCGCCCGCGCCTATCCCGACCGCGTCGCCCATCTGGTGCTGACCGCCCCGATCGGGCTGGAGGACTACCGTCTCTATGTGCCGCCGACGCCGACGGACAAGATGATCGAGACCGAGGACAAGCTCACGGCCGAGGGCTATCGCAAGCAGCTCCAGACCAATTATGCGATCAAGCTGCCGGCCGAGGCGATCACGCCGTTCATCGATGCCCGTTTCAACATCAAGGGCAGTCCCGATTATCCGCGCTGGCTGCGCGCCTTCGTCAGCTCCGGCCAGATGATCTATCGCGAGCCGGTGGCGCACGAAATCCCGCTCATCACGGTACCAACCCTGTTCGTGATGGGCGCCGACGACCACAACGCGCCGGGCCGGCCCCTCGCGCCGGAGGCTCTGCGCGCCAAAATGGGGCAGAACGCAGAGCTCGCGAAGACGCTCGCTGCCAGGATGCCCAATGCGAAGGCTGAGGTGATTCCGGACACTGGGCACCTCGTCTTCCTCGAGGCGCCCGCGAAGTACAGGGAGCTGGTGCTGAACTTTCTCGGCCGCTAG
- a CDS encoding GCG_CRPN prefix-to-repeats domain-containing protein, with the protein MKYLFAAVVLASTVVGFSEMASAAGGCGPGWYRGAYGGCRPMRGAVVVRPAPVVVAPPVVVVPRAKVCPYGFRWYAGRCRPY; encoded by the coding sequence ATGAAATATCTGTTCGCAGCCGTCGTGCTCGCCAGCACAGTCGTCGGGTTCAGCGAGATGGCCAGCGCCGCCGGCGGTTGTGGTCCCGGCTGGTATCGCGGCGCCTATGGCGGCTGCCGTCCGATGCGCGGCGCGGTCGTCGTGCGCCCGGCCCCCGTGGTGGTCGCCCCGCCGGTCGTCGTGGTGCCCCGCGCGAAAGTGTGCCCCTACGGCTTCCGCTGGTACGCTGGCCGCTGCCGTCCGTACTGA
- a CDS encoding twin-arginine translocation signal domain-containing protein, whose translation MERRNFLKLALGITAGAAAFAATAQAAPLSPQPVGDPTRVPQGNTDAQPAVSTSEEAAKLSPEQVHWHGHHRHRHWGWHRRHWRRHRRRWHRRHHW comes from the coding sequence ATGGAGCGCCGGAACTTTTTGAAACTTGCATTGGGCATCACGGCGGGAGCCGCTGCCTTTGCCGCGACTGCGCAGGCGGCGCCGCTCTCCCCGCAGCCCGTCGGTGATCCCACTCGCGTGCCGCAAGGCAATACCGACGCTCAGCCCGCAGTCAGCACCAGTGAAGAAGCCGCGAAGCTGTCGCCCGAACAGGTTCACTGGCATGGCCATCACCGTCACCGTCACTGGGGCTGGCACCGTCGCCATTGGCGCCGGCACCGCCGGCGTTGGCACCGCCGCCATCACTGGTAA
- a CDS encoding glutathione S-transferase family protein: MADLTLTTFDWVPEAPRGFVRDFRVRWALEEAALPYRVAGVAFEERGPAHLAHQPFGQVPWLTDGDISIFETGAILLHLGERSDKLMPTDARGRTEATKWVFAALNSVEMASLPWAMSKFMGHPTDTAAWKFVDDFFKLRLKHLEPVLASREWLAGSFSVADILMADVLRPADGFDGLADRPACRAYLARAIARPAFAKAHADQMAHFAAADKARGV, translated from the coding sequence ATGGCCGACCTCACCCTGACCACCTTCGATTGGGTTCCCGAGGCTCCCAGGGGCTTCGTGCGCGACTTTCGCGTCCGCTGGGCGCTCGAAGAGGCCGCCCTGCCCTATCGCGTCGCGGGAGTGGCGTTCGAAGAGCGCGGGCCTGCGCACCTCGCGCACCAGCCGTTCGGCCAGGTTCCGTGGCTGACCGACGGCGACATCTCGATCTTCGAGACCGGCGCGATCCTGCTGCATCTCGGCGAACGCAGCGACAAGCTGATGCCCACAGATGCGCGCGGTCGCACTGAAGCGACGAAATGGGTGTTCGCGGCGCTCAATTCAGTGGAGATGGCCAGCCTGCCCTGGGCCATGTCGAAGTTCATGGGACATCCAACCGACACGGCAGCGTGGAAATTCGTGGACGACTTCTTCAAGCTTCGGCTCAAGCATCTCGAGCCGGTGTTGGCCAGCCGCGAATGGCTGGCGGGCTCGTTCTCCGTGGCCGATATCCTGATGGCCGACGTGCTGCGCCCCGCCGATGGCTTCGATGGGCTCGCGGACCGTCCGGCCTGCCGCGCCTACCTGGCGCGCGCCATCGCCCGCCCGGCCTTCGCCAAGGCCCACGCCGACCAGATGGCGCATTTCGCGGCGGCGGATAAGGCGCGTGGGGTGTGA